Below is a window of Vibrio sp. SS-MA-C1-2 DNA.
CCATCGTCGATCATTTTCTCATAACAGACGATAGAACCCGCTTGTAACATGCCACAAAGAATCGTTTGCTCACCCATAAGGTCAGATTTAACTTCTGCTACAAAAGAAGACTCTAAACAACCCGCACGGTGACCACCAGTACCCGCAGCCCAAGCTTTTGCGATATCCCAACCTTCTTGTTGAGGATCGTTCTCAGGGTGAACGGCAATCAGCGTTGGAACACCAAAGCCACGCTTATACTCTTCACGCACTTCTGTACCAGGACACTTAGGCGCAACCATAACAACAGTGATATCTTCACGAATCGTTTGACCCACTTCAACAATGTTAAAGCCGTGAGAATAACCTAAAGCAGAACCTTTTTTCATCAAAGGCATCACAGTTTCAACCACATCAGAGTGCTGCTTGTCAGGGGTCAAGTTAACAACAAGATCCGCTTGTGGAATTAAATCTTCGTAACTACCAACAACAAAGCCGTTCTCTTTTGCATTTTTATAAGATTGACGTTGCTCATCGATAGCAGCTTGACGTAGTGCATAAGAGATATCTAGACCAGAATCACGCATGTTAAGACCTTGGTTAAGACCTTGTGCACCACAACCTACAATAACAACTTTCTTGCCTTTTAAGTAATCAGCTTCTGTCGCAAACTCGGTGCGATCCATGAAACGACACTTACCTAATTGTTCTAACTGTTGACGTAAATTCAAAGTGTTAAAGTAGTTAGCCATAGTAAACTCCATTATTAAATAGCTACGATAAAATTATAAGGTTTCAGCTTGTTACTGAATTAACATTATCCTAACCTAGCCTTTATGTTGCGTAAAGTGATATATTCACAATAACTTATTGCTAAAAATGCAACCACTATGAATTTAAAGCATCTCGAACTATTTTTACACCTTTCTGAATCAAAAAGTTACAGCCAAACCGCCCTACAGATGCACATTAGTCCATCGGCATTAACTCGAATAATTCAGCGTCTTGAGCAAGATGTTGGCGAGAAGTTATTAATTAGGGATAATCGACAAGTGCAACTCACGATTATAGGGAAAAGGTTAGTTCCTGTTGCTATTGAGATGACTCAGCGTTGGAATCAATTTATACAGGATCAGGCAGAGGATAAAAAAACCTACAAGGCAAGTTAACACTTTTCTGTTCTGTTACAGCGAGTTATAGCCATTTACCCAAAATACTGGCTAAATTTAATCATCACTATCCTCAAATTGAGATCCAGTTAATTACTGGCGATCCCGCTCAATCGATTGATAAAGTCAATGATAATAGCGTCGATATTGCCATTGCGGCAAAGCCTGAGCACCTCTCGCATAACAGCCTATTTATTCCAATAGAATCTGTAACGATGTCTGTTATCACTCCTGTCGCACTACTGAATAATCAATCCGATGATCTATTAGCAGGGAGGTGGGAAAAAATTCCTTTTATCTTGCCAGAACGAGGAGCTGCGAGGGAGAGCATTGATAAATGGTGCCATCAACAGCAGATTATTCCAACCATCTATGCACAAGTATCTGGACATGAAGCGATTGTCAGTATGGTTGCGTTAGGATGTGGTATTGGCATTGCACCAGATATCGTTATCGACAATAGCCCAATGAAAGATAAGATAAAAAAGATAGTGGGTGAACCAGTTGAACCTTTACAACTTGGACTCTGTTGCAGACAACAACGTAAAAAAGAGCCTTTAATTACTGCATTTTTAGCGCTATTTGATCAGTAACCACAACTCAAATACCAGTAAAAATTGATTTTTTAAGTATTAATTTTATTATTACTGAGTGGTTAAACGAAAATATTGACCGCCGCAGAACCATCAATCTAGCTTCACTTTTCTACAGACGTAAAAAAGCCCAAGTCGTAAGACTTGGACTTTGCTGTTTATCAATGAAGGTTGCGGAGCGAACTAACGATCCTTAAAAAAGAACCCGCGCCCCCGGTGTGACGGCCGCTGTGTTTTAAATAAATAGCTAATCAACTGAACGACCGTACTACTCGATCGCTTCAGTTACTTTGTTAATTGCCGATATAACATTGAATATCAGAAAATGTTTAGGCGAGATAAAGTGAAGTAATTAGTCATATTATAAACTTCATATGTTATTTTCTACAGACGTAAAAAAGCCCAAGTCGTGAGACTTGGGCTTAGTGTAGTGGCGGAGCGGACGGGACTCGAACCCGCGACCCCCGGCGTGACAGGCCGGTATTCTAACCAACTGAACTACCGCTCCTTTAGCAAATTGCTTACGCATGATGCTAAATACTTTTATCGTCGCTAACGTGTCAAAGTTAGAAGACGTGCGTTTAGATTTTTCAATCTAAAGCATAAATTTGAAGCCTGGCGATGACCTACTCTCACATGGGGAGACCCCACACTACCATCGGCGCGATTGTGTTTCACTTCTGAGTTCGGAATGGAGTCAGGTGGGTCCACAATGCTATGGTCGCCAAGCAAATTTTGTTGTTAACCGCGAATATTCGCGTTTAACGAAATTTGGAAAGTCTGATAATTCGTAATAATGTTCTCAATACTTCATTCAAGTATCTTTTGACTCGTAGAGTCGTATTCTTTTGAGTCCATCAAAACCCTTTGGGTGTTGTATGGTTAAGCCTCACGGGCAATTAGTACAGGTTAGCTCAACGTATCGCTACGCTTACACACCCTGCCTATCAACGTTCTAGTCTCGAACAACCCTTTAGGACACTTATAGTGCCAGGGAAGACTCATCTCAGGGCTCGCTTCCCGCTTAGATGCTTTCAGCGGTTATCGATTCCGAACTTAGCTACCGGGCAATGCCATTGGCATGACAACCCGAACACCAGTGGTTCGTCCACTCCGGTCCTCTCGTACTAGGAGCAGCCCCCTTCAATCTTCCAACGCCCACGGCAGATAGGGACCGAACTGTCTCACGACGTTCTAAACCCAGCTCGCGTACCACTTTAAATGGCGAACAGCCATACCCTTGGGACCGACTTCAGCCCCAGGATGTGATGAGCCGACATCGAGGTGCCAAACACCGCCGTCGATATGAACTCTTGGGCGGTATCAGCCTGTTATCCCCGGAGTACCTTTTATCCGTTGAGCGATGGCCCTTCCATTCAGAACCACCGGATCACTATGACCTGCTTTCGCACCTGCTCGAATTGTCATTCTCGCAGTCAAGCGGGCTTATGCCATTGCACTAACCTCACGATGTCCGACCGTGATTAGCCCACCTTCGTGCTCCTCCGTTACTCTTTGGGAGGAGACCGCCCCAGTCAAACTACCCACCAGGCACTGTCCGCAATCCCGATTAGGGACCAACGTTAGAACATCAAGCATACAAGGGTGGTATTTCAAGGTTGACTCCACCGCATCTGGCGACGCGGTTTCAAAGTCTCCCACCTATCCTACACATGTAGGGTCAATGTTCAGTGCCAAGCTGTAGTAAAGGTTCACGGGGTCTTTCCGTCTAGCCGCGGGTACACAGCATCTTCACTGCGATTTCAATTTCACTGAGTCTCGGGTGGAGACAGCGTGGCCATCATTACGCCATTCGTGCAGGTCGGAACTTACCCGACAAGGAATTTCGCTACCTTAGGACCGTTATAGTTACGGCCGCCGTTTACCGGGGCTTCGATCAAGAGCTTCTCCGAAGATAACCCCATCAATTAACCTTCCGGCACCGGGCAGGCGTCACACCGTATACGTCATCTTTCGATTTTGCACAGTGCTGTGTTTTTAATAAACAGTTGCAGCCACCTGGTATCTGCGACTGCCAGCAGCTTAGGGAGCAAGTCCCATCACCGCCGGCAGCGTACCTTCTCCCGAAGTTACGGTACCATTTTGCCTAGTTCCTTCACCCGAGTTCTCTCAAGCGCCTTGGTATTCTCTACCCGACCACCTGTGTCGGTTTGGGGTACGATTTCTTACGACCTGAAGCTTAGAGGCTTTTCCTGGAAGCATGGCATCAATGACTTCACTACCTTAGTAGCTCGACATCGTGTCTCAGCGTTAAAAAAGGTCCGGATTTACCTAAACCTTCCGCCTACGCACTTGAACCTGGATAACCATCACCAGGCCCACCTAGCCTTCTCCGTCCCCCCATCGCAGTCGTAAAAAGTACGGGAATATTAACCCGTTTCCCATCGATTACGCTTCTCAGCCTCATCTTAGGGGTCGACTCACCCTGCCCCGATTAACGTTGGACAGGAACCCTTGGTCTTCCGGCGAGGGGGCTTTTCACCCCCTTTATCGTTACTCATGTCAGCATTCGCACTTCTGATACGTCCAGCATACCTCTCGATACACCTTCAACCGCTTACAGAACGCTCCCCTACCCAATATAGCAAAGCTATATTGCCGTAGCTTCGGTGTGTGATTTAGCCCCGTTACATCTTCCGCGCAGGCCGACTCGACCAGTGAGCTATTACGCTTTCTTTAAATGATGGCTGCTTCTAAGCCAACATCCTGGCTGTCTGAGCCTTCCCACATCGTTTCCCACTTAATCACAACTTTGGGACCTTAGCTGACGGTCTGGGTTGTTTCCCTCTCCACGACGGACGTTAGCACCCGCCGTGTGTCTCCCGGATATTACTTACTGGTATTCGGAGTTTGCAAAGGGTTGGTAAGTCGGGATGACCCCCTAGCCTTAACAGTGCTCTACCCCCAGTAGTATTCGTCCGAGGCGCTACCTAAATAGCTTTCGGGGAGAACCAGCTATCTCCGAGTTTGATTGGCCTTTCACCCCTAGCCACAAGTCATCCGCTAATTTTTCAACATTAGTCGGTTCGGTCCTCCAGTTGATGTTACTCAACCTTCAACCTGCCCATGGCTAGATCACTCGGTTTCGGGTCTATATCCAGAGACTGTGTCGCCCAGTTAAGACTCGGTTTCCCTACGGCTCCCCTAAACGGTTAACCTTGCCACTGAATATAAGTCGCTGACCCATTATACAAAAGGTACGCAGTCACCCCATAAAAGAGGCTCCCACTGCTTGTACGTATACGGTTTCAGGTTCTATTTCACTCCCCTCACAGGGGTTCTTTTCGCCTTTCCCTCACGGTACTGGTTCACTATCGGTCAGTCAGGAGTATTTAGCCTTGGAGGATGGTCCCCCCATGTTCAGACAGGATACCACGTGTCCCGTCCTACTCGATTTCACTTAATTAGACTCTTCGGCTACGGGGCTATCACCCTCTATCGCCACGCTTTCCAGCGTGTTCACCTAACTCTAACTATGCTTAAGGGCTAATCCGAGTTCGCTCGCCGCTACTGTCGGAATCTCAATTGATTTCTTTTCCTTCGGGTACTTAGATGTTTCAGTTCCCCGAGTTTGCCTCCTATAGCTATGAATTCACTATAGGATACCTAGCTTATGCTAAGTGGGTTTCCCCATTCGGACATGGTTGGTTAATAACGCTTCTTACCAGCTCACCAACCCTTTTCGCAGGTTAGCACGTCCTTCATCGCCTCTGACTGCCAAGGCATCCACCGTATACGCTTAGTCACTTAACCATACAACCCGAAAGGGTCTTATGTATGTTCAAACAACCAAGGTTTTTGATTGTTGATAATCAACAGGGTAATGTTAATTATCGTTTGCCGGACTCAATATAGAATTAACATCAATGATGTTAATTTGAATACAAGACACTTGAATGTGTATTGTGTTGAGAACTCGTTTATTCTTTCGAATAAACAATTATTACTTTTCAACTTATTAATGATTAAAAATCACTAACGAGTTTACTAGTCAGCTTTCCAAATTGTTAAAGAGCATGTCTTTTTCAAGACGAGTGATGGTAAACACCACTTTTTAAATATTCTAGATAAAACACTTAAAAAGTGGTGGAGCTATGCGGGATCGAACCGCAGACCTCCTGCGTGCAAGGCAGGCGCTCTCCCAGCTGAGCTATAGCCCCATCTAGTATTGCTTTCATCTAACTGCTACCACTTCAAGAAGAAGTGGTGGGTCTGAGTGGACTCGAACCACCGACCTCACCCTTATCAGGGGTGCGCTCTAACCACCTGAGCTACAGACCCATTAGATGCTCTCTTTACTTTATTAACTTAATTCAATCTGTGTGGGTACTCATCACGAAATATCAAATCGTTAAGGAGGTGATCCAGCCCCAGGTTCCCCTAGGGCTACCTTGTTACGACTTCACCCCAGTCATGAACCACACCGTGGTAAACGCCCTCCCCGAAAGGTTAAGCTATCTACTTCTGGTGCAGCCCACTCCCATGGTGTGACGGGCGGTGTGTACAAGGCCCGGGAACGTATTCACCGTGGCATTCTGATCCACGATTACTAGCGATTCCGACTTCATGGAGTCGAGTTGCAGACTCCAATCCGGACTACGACGCACTTTTTGGGATTCGCTCACTATCGCTAGCTTGCAGCCCTCTGTATGCGCCATTGTAGCACGTGTGTAGCCCTACTCGTAAGGGCCATGATGACTTGACGTCGTCCCCACCTTCCTCCGGTTTATCACCGGCAGTCTCCCTGGAGTTCCCACCATTACGTGCTGGCAAACAAGGATAAGGGTTGCGCTCGTTGCGGGACTTAACCCAACATTTCACAACACGAGCTGACGACAGCCATGCAGCACCTGTCTTACAGTTCCCGAAGGCACACCTGCGTCTCCGCTGGCTTCTGTAGATGTCAAGAGTAGGTAAGGTTCTTCGCGTTGCATCGAATTAAACCACATGCTCCACCGCTTGTGCGGGCCCCCGTCAATTCATTTGAGTTTTAATCTTGCGACCGTACTCCCCAGGCGGTCTACTTAACGCGTTAGCTCCGAAAGCCACGGCTCAAGGCCACAACCTTCAAGTAGACATCGTTTACGGCGTGGACTACCGGGGTATCTAATCCCGTTTGCTACCCACGCTTTCGCATCTGAGCGTCAGTCTTTGTCCAGGGGGCCGCCTTCGCCACTGGTATTCCTTCAGATCTCTACGCATTTCACCGCTACACCTGAAATTCTACCCCCCTCTACAAGACTCTAGCCTACCAGTTTCAAATGACCTTCCGGAGTTGAGCTCCGGGCTTTCACATCTGACTTAATAGGCCGCCTGCATGCGCTTTACGCCCAGTAATTCCGATTAACGCTCGCACCCTCCGTATTACCGCGGCTGCTGGCACGGAGTTAGCCGGTGCTTCTTCTGCAGCTAACGTCAAGTGGCAAGCGTATTAAGCTTACCACCTTCCTCACTGCTGAAAGTACTTTACAACCCTAAGGCCTTCTTCATACACGCGGCATGGCTGCATCAGGCTTTCGCCCATTGTGCAATATTCCCCACTGCTGCCTCCCGTAGGAGTCTGGACCGTGTCTCAGTTCCAGTGTGGCTGATCATCCTCTCAGACCAGCTAGGGATCGTCGCCTTGGTGAGCCATTACCTCACCAACTAGCTAATCCCACTTGGGCGTATCTTAATGCGCAAGGCCCGAAGGTCCCCTGCTTTGCTCCGTAGAGAATTATGCGGTATTAGCTATCGTTTCCAATAGTTATCCCCCTCATTAAGGCAACTTCCCAAGCATTACTCACCCGTCCGCCGCTCGTCAGCAGAGTAGCAAGCTACTCTCTGTTACCGCTCGACTTGCATGTGTTAGGCCTGCCGCCAGCGTTCAATCTGAGCCATGATCAAACTCTTCAATTAAAGTTTTTTTGGTCTTTCGACCGGCTCAACGAATACTGACTTCAAAACTAAATCCAACCTTATAAATAAAGTTAGACTGTAATCTTAAAGCGACTACCATTCCAACAGAATGATAGTGAATTGACTGTGCCAGTATAATTCATAATAAATTATGTCTTACACTGTATTGGTCACTCAGTTCATTGAGTAATCTTTTTGTTGATTCTCGATAACGAGTGCCCACACAGATTGAATAAGTTAAATTGTTAAAGAGCATTGACATCGCAGTCGTTATCGCTAACAGTTGCGAAGCAAGGAGGCGTATAATACAGCTCCCTAATTTTAAGTCAAGAAGAAATTTTAATTTATTTTCAATTCCTATTTGAATCGAATCTAAAACGTCTTATTGACTTTCCTCAAAGAATGAAACACCGCGTTTTGACGCTTAGTGGCTTATCACTTAAGAGGTTGGCTATTTTACTTAACTAACTCTTGCTGTCAACCGCTTTTTTCATTAATTAAGTTATCTTTTTAAAACCTTACCGAATCGTTTAACTTGCTCTATTTGCTCGTTATCTGTGTCGGTGGATGCGCATTATAGAGAGATGAACAATCTTGGCAACCTTTTTTTGAAAAAAAACAAAAGAAAATAACCAATTGCCTAGAATTTATTCATCTCAATCTATTTTTGTTTAAAACACCATCAAATTAGCTATTTTTTATCATATCAGCAAAGCGAGTCACTTCATTCCAGTCGGTATATTCAACCTCTTTTGTTGTATCGGTCTCTCCACCTGTAATTTTCATGATAAGACGAATCATAAAACGATCGAACCAACTATAGCGAGGATAAAACAGAGCACCAGCAATAACCGATTGGTATTTAGGCGTCCATGGTGACTTTTGCAGAAACTTCTGCATATAAGCATTGGTCTCAGGTTTATTCTTCCCCTTTTTACGTGCAGTCAAATTAACACAGAAGAAACCCGCCTCTTTTTCAGTCAGGATTTGTTGATACTGTTCGATAAATTGATACAATTTTTTATTTAGATGACCATATCGAATAGAACCTCCTACAATAACTCTACTATATAGAGAGAAGTCCAGGTTTGTTGCTGTATGTAAATCGATAACCTCACATTCAAACGTTGTTGAGAGTGTTGCTTTCATATGATTAATAATCTTAATCGTTTGACCGTCAGTACTAGAGTAGAGCAATAAAGCCTTTTCCATTGAGTTACGTTCTCCAAAAAGTAGGGGTAAATAGTACCAATAATGTAAATATTTCTAATCGACCAAATAGCATTGCTATTACCAAAATCCATTTTGCTGAATCATTCACCTCTCCGAAATGAACGGCAACTCCACCCAGCCCTGGACCTAAATTATTTAATGTCGCAACCACGGCTGAAAATGCCGTTAACTCATCTATTCCCGTAGCGACTAATGCCAACATACAGATGACAAAAACTAAAGCATAAGCAGAGAAGAACCCCCAAACAGCATCAACTACCCGCTGTGACAATGGCTTATCACCAATTTTAATGGTGTAAATCGCCCTTGGATGAATCAATCGCTTTAATTCTCGCGCACCTTGTAGAAAAAGGAGATAGATACGAATCACCTTCATTCCACCACCAGTCGAGCCAGCGCATCCACCAATAAAAGAGGAGAAAACTAATAGTACAGGCAAAAATAGTGGCCAATCAGAAAAACTCGTCGTCGTAAAACCTGCTGTTGTCGAGATAGAAACGGTTTGAAACAGCGCCTGATCGATAGTCATCCATTCCGAACTATAGCTATTGTGTTTAAGTAACATTAAGAAGGTAATCAAAAAGAGTACAATTTGGAAAACAAAAAAGACTCTTAACTCAGGATCTCGCCAATAATATCGCAGATTGATACCGCGATGAGTAAATGCGGCAAAGTGGAGGGTAAAGTTACAGCTTGAAATTAATAAGAATACCACTGTAATCATATTGATTGTGGGACTATTAAAATATCCCATACTAGCGTCATGAGTTGAAAACCCACCAATCGCAATTGTCGAAAAACTATGGCTAATGGCATCAAAAGGCGTCATACCTGCAAACCAAAACGCACCAGCACAAGCAATCGTTAATGCAAGGTAAATATACCAAAGTGCTTTTGCTGTTTCAGCTATTCTTGGAGTGACCTTATTATCTTTAACTGGCCCTGGGATTTCTGCACGATATAACTGCATTCCCCCAATACCTAAAACGGGTAGAATCGCAACAGCTAAAACAATAATCCCCATCCCGCCAAACCACTGCAATAATTGACGATAAAATAAAATGGCTTTAGGTAGATGATCAAGCCCAGTCAGCACTGTAGCCCCAGTGGTTGTTAAACCTGAAAAAGACTCAAAGAAGGAATCAGTTAAAGAAATATCTGGGCTTTCTGAAAGGAAAAAAGGTAATGAACCCGCACTACCAATAACCGTCCAAAAAAGAACAACAACTAAAAAGCCATCTTTAGCTTTTAACTCTTTTTTATGATGACGATTAGGTAGCCATAAGATCCCACCACAGAGGAGTAACAAAAAGAAGGTATAAACGAAAGGAAGCCCTGCACCATCTCGATAGATAAAAGCGACCAACGCAGGCGCTAGCATAGTGACACTAAATAGTGCCAATAATGTACCTATAATTCTAATTATCGAGCGGGTTTGCATCTTGTATCCATACTGTAAGCATCCTAAGTAATATTATTTATGACGGTTAATCTTGAGCAATATTAATTTCGCCACGGCTTCGATTATGGAGCTCAAGGATAAAATCATCAACCTTTGTTGCGGGTATCGCCAGAGTAAAATGAATATCTATGACATAATCGACATTTATCATTGAGCCTTGATACTGTTCAATCAGTTGCTCAATCAAATTAGAATAGTGATAACCGGCAGAAAAGACCAGTTCGACTTGTGGGATCTTTAACTTGGTCTCTAATTGTTCTAATCCTTGTTTTACACCACCACCATAGGCTTTAACGAGCCCACCTGTACCCAATTTAATGCCCCCAGAATATCGAACAACCACTGCCGTCAACTCACCAACACCAGATCCAGAAAGCTGAGCTAAAATAGGTTTTCCCGCGGTACCTGATGGCTCACCATCATCACTAAAGCCCCACTTCATTGAGTCAGTAGGTCTACCCGCAATAAATCCCCAACAATGATGACGAGCTGTTGGATGGCGCTCTTTAATCTGCTGGATAAAAGATTTCGCCTCTTTAATACCGACAGTATGAGAAATATAAGTAAGGAATCGACTCTTTTTTATCTCTTCTTCAAAAAGTACGTCTTGAGCTGGGATGAAATAAGGGGTATCTGACATAAAAAATTAACTCATAATAATGAGTCTAAATATTATCATACTCCCCAATCACAGGCTTGTATTCTATTAAGCCCACTAGCGTTCTCAAACACCATGGCCAGAAAAAGCATTAATAGCTTAATCTCAAAGTAAAATAAAAACAGTTTTATTTAACTCGCTGTTAACATTGGTGTTGAAAAAAACAACTATCGGGTTCAGACTGTTATTACTGGTCATGCCAGTTCATGACTCACCCACTCCAGTAATAATATTCAAGGAGATGAAATATGATTTATCAAGGTGAAACGATAACGGTATCTTATTTAGAAGAAGGGATTGCTGAGTTATCTTTTAATAGTCCAGGATCTGTCAATAAACTCGATATCGCTACATTAGAAAGCTTAGATGCTGCATTAGATCATCTATATCAGGAAACATCACTGTCAGGACTACTGTTAACAAGTAGCAAACAAACGTTTATTGTCGGTGCGGATATTACGGAATTCTTAGGATTGTTTGCTAAACCCCCAGAAGAACTCTCTCAATGGCTAGCTTATGCGAATAAAATATTCAATCGGTTAGAAGATCTCCCGGTTCCTACATTATCTGCAATCAATGGACACGCTTTAGGTGGTGGATGTGAGTGTATTTTAAGTACAGATTATAGAGTTGCTGATACCAAGGCAACGATTGGGCTACCAGAAACAAAGTTAGGCATTATGCCAGGGTTTGGTGGTACAGTGCGCCTGCCTCGCCTTATTGGTGCCGATCCGGCAATGGAAATGATCACCGCAGGAAAAATAAAAAAAGCCAATGACACATTAAAATTAGGGTTGGTCGATGCTGTTGTCGAACCAGAAAAACTTCATCAATCTAGCCTAAAAATATTAAAACAAGCGATTGATGGAAAGCTAAACTGGCAAGCTAAGCGAGAACAGAAAAAATCGCCCTTAACTCTCTCGCCAATTGAAGCAGCAATGAG
It encodes the following:
- a CDS encoding LysR family transcriptional regulator — its product is MNLKHLELFLHLSESKSYSQTALQMHISPSALTRIIQRLEQDVGEKLLIRDNRQVQLTIIGKRLVPVAIEMTQRWNQFIQDQAEDKKTYKAS
- a CDS encoding TrkH family potassium uptake protein — its product is MQTRSIIRIIGTLLALFSVTMLAPALVAFIYRDGAGLPFVYTFFLLLLCGGILWLPNRHHKKELKAKDGFLVVVLFWTVIGSAGSLPFFLSESPDISLTDSFFESFSGLTTTGATVLTGLDHLPKAILFYRQLLQWFGGMGIIVLAVAILPVLGIGGMQLYRAEIPGPVKDNKVTPRIAETAKALWYIYLALTIACAGAFWFAGMTPFDAISHSFSTIAIGGFSTHDASMGYFNSPTINMITVVFLLISSCNFTLHFAAFTHRGINLRYYWRDPELRVFFVFQIVLFLITFLMLLKHNSYSSEWMTIDQALFQTVSISTTAGFTTTSFSDWPLFLPVLLVFSSFIGGCAGSTGGGMKVIRIYLLFLQGARELKRLIHPRAIYTIKIGDKPLSQRVVDAVWGFFSAYALVFVICMLALVATGIDELTAFSAVVATLNNLGPGLGGVAVHFGEVNDSAKWILVIAMLFGRLEIFTLLVLFTPTFWRT
- the hemG gene encoding menaquinone-dependent protoporphyrinogen IX dehydrogenase → MEKALLLYSSTDGQTIKIINHMKATLSTTFECEVIDLHTATNLDFSLYSRVIVGGSIRYGHLNKKLYQFIEQYQQILTEKEAGFFCVNLTARKKGKNKPETNAYMQKFLQKSPWTPKYQSVIAGALFYPRYSWFDRFMIRLIMKITGGETDTTKEVEYTDWNEVTRFADMIKNS
- a CDS encoding YigZ family protein, which translates into the protein MSDTPYFIPAQDVLFEEEIKKSRFLTYISHTVGIKEAKSFIQQIKERHPTARHHCWGFIAGRPTDSMKWGFSDDGEPSGTAGKPILAQLSGSGVGELTAVVVRYSGGIKLGTGGLVKAYGGGVKQGLEQLETKLKIPQVELVFSAGYHYSNLIEQLIEQYQGSMINVDYVIDIHFTLAIPATKVDDFILELHNRSRGEINIAQD